Below is a genomic region from Persicimonas caeni.
CAAGCTCGAGGTCGTGCTCGACTACAGCGAGCTCGACTACGCCAACGCCGTCAACGAGGTGCCCGCGCTGCGCAACAACGCGGTGGAGAGTGTCGTCAACACGATGGCCGGTCAGTCGGTGCTCGTGTCGACCCAGGAAAACCTGAACAACACGTCGAACTCGACCGGTTGGTACATGCTGTCGCGCATTCCCATCTTGGGATGGCTCTTCAAGAGCCGCAACTACGTGGCGACCACGCTCGACAACGCACTGTTCATCACCCCGCGCGTCTACGAGCCGGGTGAGAAGACCCACGATGAGTACATCGACGGGGTCTTCAAGCAGTTGATCGAGTCGGGCGCCGAGCCCGAAGATCTGCCCGACCTCGACGACGTCGATAGCGGCGGTGGTTCGGCCCCGGCGAATAATGCCACCGGCAACTCTCAGTCCGGCGGCGGCGCCAACGCCCAGCCGTCATTGCTCGAGTGAGCCGTCTAACTGGCTCCGTCTTTTGAAAAGCCGCATGGAACGATGAAGCAAATACGCGTGCTGGACAACAAGGGGCAGGAGTATCTGTATCCTGTCGAACAACCGGTGGCCGAAGTCTCCATCGGGCGGAGCAAGAGCAACGACATCATCCTGAGCAGCAAGACGGTCAGCCGTCGACACGCCATCATCAAGATCATGGGCGACCGTATCTTGCTGGTGAATCAGTCGGCCAACGGTGTGGTCGTCAACGGCGAGCGCATCGACCGAGTTCAGGAGATGGAGCTCGGTCAATTCGCCACCATCGACATCTACCGCTTCTGCGTCGAAGAACAGGCGAGCGCGCGCCCCCCGTCGCGTACGCCTTCGCGCTCGAACGGTCGAAGCCAGCGGCGCGTCGAGCGATCCTCGCGTCTGGGCGGCGGTTCCGGGCGCACCAACCGCTCTCGGGCGACCGAGGCGATGCCGGCGGCCAGTCGAAGTGGTGCGGCTGGCCAGATGACCGCCGAGCGCAGCCAACCTCGTGCTCGCGACAACGACTCGCCGTTGGGCGGTCACGCAGACCTCGACAGTTACCTGGGCGACATCGCCCCCGACGAAGACTACAAAGAGCCGCGCATCAACCTGGCCGGCGAAGAGGCGCAGGTCTTCGACCGTCAAAAGCGCCGTGCGCTCGTCGAGTTCAAGGCGATGCTGCACGACGAGCTCAAAGAGCGTCTCGACCTGCACAGCTTCGAGATCACCGACTACCGCACGCCGCGTACGGTGCGCCAGGTGTCCGAGCGCCTCAAGCAGCTGCTCGAGATTCACGCCCACGAGATCCCGCCGCCGTTTACCCGCGACGACGTCTTCAAAGAGTTGATGGACGAGGTGTGCGGTCTGGGGCCCATCGAGGACCTCATCAAGCACCGCAAGGTCAGCGAGATCATGGTCGTCGACCGCGACCATATCTACGCCGAACTCGACGGCAATATCGTGCTGACCGACCGCTTCTTCAACGACGAGAAGTCGATGATGACGGTCATCGAGCGTATCGTCATCCCGCGGGGCCGGCGCATCGACGAATCGAACCCGCTGGTCGACACCCGCCTGGCGGACGGCTCGCGTGTCAACGCGGTCATTCCGCCGCTGGCGCTCAAAGACCCGTGCCTGACCATTCGTAAGTTCCCGGAGGACCGCCTCGGGGTGGGCGATCTGGTCAACTTCGAGAGTTTGACGCCCGAGATGGCCAAATTCTTGGGGCGCGCGGTGCGGGCGCGAAAGAATATCATCATCTCCGGTGGTACCGGCTCGGGTAAGACGACCTTGCTCAACGTGCTGTCGAGCTTCATCGGCCAGACCGAGCGCGTGGTGACCATCGAGGACGCCGCCGAATTGCAGCTCCAGCAGGATCACGTGGTCAGCTTGGAGACCAAGCCGCCCAACGTCGAGGGCAAAGGCGAAGTGTCGATTCGTGACCTGGTCAAAAACGCGCTGCGTATGCGTCCCGACCGTATCGTCGTCGGTGAGTGTCGTGGCGGCGAGGCGCTCGACATGCTCCAGGCGATGAACACCGGTCACGAAGGGTCGATGACCACGGTCCACAGCAACAGCCCCCGTGAGGCGATCGCGCGTCTGGAGACGCTGGTGTTGATGAGCGGCATGGAACTTCCGACCCGCGCCATTCGCCAGCAGATCGCCAACTCGGTCGACGTCATCGTCCAGCAGTCGCGTTTTTCGGACGGCAGCCGGCGTGTGTCGTACATCACCGAGGTCATCGGCATCAACGACGACGGCTACGTCGAGCTCGAAGACATCTACCGCTACAAGCAGACGCACGTCGACGAGAATAAGAAGGTCCACGGCTACCACATGGCCACCGGCTATTTGCCAAGTTTCCTCAACCAGTTCCTGGTTCAGGGATTGGCCGACGAGGAAGACTTCTTCTAGTCGCGCGTAGTTGCGCCGATGGTAGGTCAAAGTTACACTGACGTTCGTTGCAAAGATTCTTCGAACGAAGAGACGCGCCGCCGACCGCTGAGGCGTCGCATTTTACTCAAGCAGGAGTCACCCAGGTGCTCTATCTCTGGCTTGCACTAGTCGCGGTGTTTGTCACCGGCATTCTCGCCGTGCTCGGCGGGGGTGAATGGGTGGCGGGCCGCATCTCGCAGGAGCGAGGCGTCTACGAGCGCGTGGTCGGCAAAGAGCTGTACCGGCTCTTTTTGGACATTTCGCCGCAAGAATTCGTTCTCATCCACCTGTTCGTGATCTTGGCCGGCATCGGCCTGGGCGTCGTCTTTTTGGGCGGCATCATCGGCGGGCTCGCCGGCGGCGTGCTCGGCTTCGTGGCGCCGCGATTCTGGCTGAAGATGAAGTGGAACGAGCGCGTCAAAAAGATCAACGAGCAGGTCGAAGAGGCGATGGTCTACATGGCCAACGCCTTCAAGGCGAACCCCTCGCTGCCCGAGGCCATCGCCGACGTGACCAACTCGATGCCGCCCCCCATCAGCCAGGAACTTCAAGTTCTGTTGCGTGAGTACAAGCTGGGCACCCCGCTCGACCAGTGTCTGATTCGACTGCAGCAGCGCATGCCCGCGCGCAACCTCGAGCTGGCCATTTCGGCGCTGCTCGTGGGTCGTACCGTCGGTGGTAATATCCCTCAGATTCTCGACGACATCAGCTCGACGATTCGTGAGAGCTACCGTCTCGAGCGCGTCATCGACACCCAGACCGCCCAGGGCAAAATGCAGGCCTGGGTCATGGGAGCGATGCCGGCGGTGGTCATCGGCGTGTTCTACTTGATGGATCCGGAGTTGATCGAACCGCTGTTCAGCTCGTGGATCGGCTATATCGTCATCGCCATCGCCGTCGTGCTCAACATCATCGGCGTGGCGCTGATTCTCAAGATCGTCAATATCCGGGTCTAACGGCAAGGAACGGTTGTGGAGCAACTTCTACACCCCACAATTCTGATCATCTCGGCCATCGTGCTGATGTTTGTGGCGTTTGCGCTGCTGACATTTGGCTTCGTGCCCGAGGAGGTCGAAGAAGACGAGATCTACGGATACCGTCTGACCAAGCGAAAGCGTCTGTTGCAGGAGGATGGGCTCTACGCGCTGACGCTGCCGCTGATCAAGATCTTCGCTCACTACTTCCGGATGATTCCGGAGAGTGACAACTTCATCGAGCGCATACGTAAGAAGCTGCGCGATCAGTTGCCTCGCTCGGGCTACATGGGCGCGTTCACCCCCAATGAATTCTTGGGCGCCTGCTGTACGACCGCGCTGGGGATCTTCTTTTCGATCATTCTGCTCACGACGTTGGCGTCGAACACGCCCAATATCCCGATCGCGTTGATCGTGGGCGCCGGCGGCCTGTATTTCCCGTTTCTGAACCTGCGTGGGGCGATCACCGAGCGTCTCATCGAGATCGACCGTCGCCTTCCGTACACCATCGACCTTCTGGTGTTGTCGATGCGCGCGGGCCTCGACTTCATGACGGCGCTCGACCGCGTCGTCACCCGCGGCCAGGAGCAAAACCCCGACGACCCGATGATCCAGGAACTCGGCGTGGTCCTCCAGGAGATGCGCGTCGGTACGCCCAAGGCCGACGCGTTGCTCAACCTGTGTGAGCGTGTCGACTCCGACTACCTGAACTCGATGGTCGGCGCGATCATCCAGTCGGAGAAGCGCGGTAGCCCGCTGGCGCGCGTGCTCGAGATCCAGGTCGACACCATCCGAAACAAGCGCACCCAGAAGATCGAGAAGCAGGCCAGCCAGGCCGCCGTCAAGATTCTGATGCCGCTGATGTTCATCTTCGGGGCGGTCGTCGTCGTGGTCATGGGGGCGATGATTCTGAAGGTCAAGAACCAGGGAGGTTGAGCCACGGGGCTCGACCTTCGAGGGTCGCGTGACGATGTCTGTTTTCCCTCCTGACGCCCCAACGGGTTCACCCGGCACAAAGAGTTTTGTTTTCGCCAGCAGTGGCGTACAATGGCCCGCAGGCCGTGCCGGAGAGTATCTGCGGTTTGGTAAAGCCCGCCCCAGACAGCGGCGGGTCGAACGAGCTCACTAGCGAGGACATGTCTGTCATGCCTTCTTTTTGGCTAGAATACGACAACAACGGGGATATCCAGGAGTTTAGCTTCGACTCGGACTCGGTCAGCGTCGGCCGGGACAAGGGGTCTGATTTCGTCTTGGACCATCCAACGGTATCGCGCCAGCACGCCGTTATCGTGTTCAAGAACGGAAGCTACTACCTGGTGGTGCTCTCGCGTGGCGGGCTGACCGCGATCGACGGCCAGCAGCTCCAGGGCGAGCAGATGCTGTACGACGGCAACATGCTCCACCTGGGCCAGCTCCAATTCCGCTTCCGCTCGAACCACGCCCCTCAGAAGCCCGCAAACCATGCGCAGCAGCAGGCCCCGCAAGCGGCCGGATTCGGCGCCCAGGGCGGCGGCAACCAAAACCAATTTGGCGGCGGCAACCAAAATCAGTTCGGCGGCGGCAACCAGAACCAGAATCAGTTCGGTGGAGGCGGCAACCAGAACCAGAATCAGTTCGGTGGCGGCGGCTTCGGTCAGCAGTCTCAGTCTGGGTTCGGTGGGCAGAATGGTCAGGGCGGCGGTCAAGGCGGCCAAGGCCAGTACGCGAACGGGTTCGGCTTCGGCGATTCTCCGGCCGGTGGAACCGACGCCAACATGGGCGGCGCACAGCCTCAACCCAACGACGCCCAGGCCGACGGCGGCTCGGAGAGCGGCATCATCAGTTGGGACGAAATCGCCAGCAGCTCCGAAGCGATGGAAGAGGCCGACCGGCCCAAGGAAGCGACGGTCTACGACCGGATGCAACAGGGCAAAAAGAAGAACGAGCAGACCAACCCGCTGCTCGTGGTCGTCGCCGGTGCCGCGATCGTCGGACTGCTGTGGTTTACTTTCTTCAACGACCCGGGCGGGGGCGGCGGCAAACAAAAAGACAAGGTGCCCGTCGAAGAGCAGCCTCCGGTGGTCATCGAAGTCAGCTGCATGGGGGAGTCGGCGTGCCTTCAGAAGGCAAAAGACGCCTACAGCGTGGGCATCGAGAAACTCGAGAAGAAAGACGCCGCCATCTCCAACCGGTTCGAGGGCTACAAAAAGCTGCTCGAGACCGAGAAGTACCTGGAGAAAGCCGGAAAAACCGAGCTTCCCAAAGAGATGGCCAAGCTCGAGCCGGCCAAAGCTTCCATCCGCAAAGAGTTGACCGACATTTGGCGTCAGCGTCGCCTGCAGTATCACAAGGCCAAGAAGCGCAGTCGCCACCGTGAGATGGCCCAGGCGCTCGACACCGTAAAAGCCTATTTTCCCGATCCGACGGCCCGCGAGAATCGGTGGGCGGCCGGCGAAGAGCTATACATGAAGAAGAAGGGGATCTACCCCAAGCATGTTTATCCTCAACACTGAGGACGGCGATCGGGCACATGCCTCATCCAACTTGAAGTTCCCCATGATCAATCCGTTGTCACCGCGTTCATCTGGCGGGGCCTGCGTGCGCAGCCCCGTCATTTCACTTTTGTTGATCGCGACGCTCACCACGCTGTCATTGCTATCGGGGTGTGCTTCGGTCAAAGAGCGCGGAGATCGCGCCTTTAAAGCTCAGGAGTACAACCGCGCGCTCGACCACTACGAGCAGGAGATGGAGCAGGGCAGCCGCGACCCCGACTTGTACTTCAAAGCCGCCCAAGCGGCCGTGCGTGTGGGAGATTTCGCGCTCGCCGAGCGCTACTACAGTCGCTCGCTTCGCTACGGTGGCGGTGAAGAGGTCAAGCGGTCGCTGGCGGAGTTCTACATTGCCACGAGCAACTACACCAAAGCGGTGCGCGTGCTCCAGCAGTTGCTGGAGACGACCGACAATCCCCAGTCCGTCTTCAACAACCTGGGCGCCGCCTTGATGTATGCAGGTGCGCCGCTCGACGCCGAGTCGTATCTGCTGGTCGCTCAGCAGATGAACCCGAAAGATCCGGTGCCCTACGTCAATTTGGGCGTGCTCTACGACAAGCACATGAACCAGCCCCGCCTGGCATTAGGGTTTTATCGCTGCTTTCTCGAGCTCGGCAAACAGGCCAGCAACGAGCGTAAGATCGAGGCGCGCAAACAGGCGATCGAGGTGCGCTATGGAAAAGAGGTGCCCGAGCGCTATCAGGTCGAGTGCGGTGCGCCGTACCAGCCGCCCGGACCTCCGTCCAAAGAGGAGCTTCGCCAGACGTTGCGTGCCGAACAGAACGCTCAGCAAGAGCAGGGCGGTCAGGAACGGCAGGGCGCTCAGCCAGAGCAGGGCGCTAAGCAAGAGCAGGGCGCTAAGCAAGAGCAGGGCGCCCATAAGGCGCCGACGGCCCTGCAAGACGAGTCAGCGGGCCAAGAAGGGGCAGACACCGAACCGCCGCCGGTGATCTATCGGCAGGTCGACGAGCTGCCCGAGCAGTCGAAGGCCGCCGAAGGGGCCGACTCGAAGAAGCCGTCGACGGCCAAGACGCTGGCACTTGCCGAAACGGCGTTCAGCCAGCAGAATCATGCCCGAGTCGTACAGTACCTCGAAGATGTGCCAGCTTCGGCGCTCGACGCCCGAGCCATGTCGCTTTACGGCCGCTCGCTCGCCGCGCTCGGCGAACACCAGCGCGCCCAGCGTTGGCTCGCCGCCGCGGTCGAGGAGAAGCCGAATGCGGAGAACGTGGAGGCGCTCCTTGGCGTCTGCAGGCAACTCGACGATGCCGCCAAGATCGGTGAATTGTGCGAGCGGTTCGAAGGCGACGAGGAGCTGGCTGACGTGCTCGAGGATTGCCCCAAGAGGAAGTTGCTCGAGCAACTGAAGCAGAAGAAGCAGTAGCGTAGACTGGTCTTGCAGCGTCGTATTACCGCGGGAGAGAGACGATGAGGCGACTGGGCCGCAGCTTGAAGCAGCAACGGGGAGCCACGGCGACCGAGACGATCATTTTGGTCGTGCTGGTCGCGATGGTTGTCCTCGCATCCATCAAGGTGTTGCGCGACAACCTTGGCAACAAGGTCGACGAGGCCAACACGCACGTCTCGGCGGTGTCGATCGACCGCGAGGACCCCGACGAGAAGCGCCGCCGCCAGAAGGCCAAAGAGATGGCCCAAGAAGGCGGCGAGGCCGGTGCCGGTGGGTCATCTGAAGCCGGCGCAAAAGGTCAGGGTTCCGGCGGCTCGCAGGGCGGAGGCGCTGCCGTGGCCGGGCCGGATGACGAAGCCGGTGGCTCCGCGGTCGCCTCGGCCGACGGTCAGGCAGCTGCGCCCGAGGGCGGCTGTGGCGGCTTCAACCCCTTCATCATTCCGATCGCCCTGGGACTCATGGGGCTGTTGGGCTACGTCGTCATGAAGACCAAGAAGGGCTAGCCGAGGTCTATGGCGCATCACTCCTCCGACTCCACTTCCACCTCCAAGCCGCCGCGGCGTTATCTTCAATGGCCGCTCCCCCTGGCGGCCATCTGGTTGTTGGCGCCCGTCGTCGGCATTCTGATTCGGCTCAGCCTCGAGCCGGTCGGCCCACACGACTACTGGTGGCATCTGGCGATGGGAAAGCTCATCGCGGCCACCGGCGGCATTCCGACCGAAAATCTGTTTCTCTACACACTCGAGGCCGACGCGGCGTTCTTCGATCAGCCTTGGCTCGGGCAGTGGGCGATGTATGCGCTCTACGAGGCGTTCGGACACGCCGGGCCGATCGTGTTGCGAAACGCACTAGCGGCGACTGCATGGGCCGGAATTGTCGGCGCGGCGCTGATGCGCTGTCGGGATCCGCGCGTCGTCGGGGGCCTGGCGCTCTTGACCGCGGTGGTCAGCGGGCCCGTCTTCGGAGTGCGCACACAGATGTTCGCCTTCGTCCCCTATGTGCTGCTCGTAGGCGTTTTGTTTGCCGTCGCGACCGAGCGCCTTCGCCGACCTTGGCTGCTCGTCCTCGTGCCGCTCACAGCCCTGTGGGCCAACCTTCACGGTACGTTCATGCTGGTGCCGGTGCTCGCCGGCCTCACCGGCGGATCGCTCGTGGTCGAACACTGGATCGAGGAGCGCACCTTCGATCCCGTGCAGATTGGCTGGTGGGGCGGCACGGTGTTGGCAGTGAGCCTGGCGGCGATGCTCAACCCACTCGGTCCCCACATCTTCGTGTATGTCTGGGAGCTTACCTTCGTCTCGCAGGTCTCTGAGACGGTCACCGAGTGGCAGCCCCCGAGCATCGACACGCCCATGGGCGTGGTCGTCTTGCTTACGCTGACGGCGAGCTTGGTAGTGCTGGCGCTTCGCCGAAAGAAGGTGCGCCTTTTCGAGGCCGTTTTGTTCGCGGCCACCGCCTATTTGGCAGTCAGCGCGGTGCGTCAGATGTTTTGGTGGGGGGCCGTGATGCTGATGGTCGTGCCTCGTCATCTGAGCGCGTTGCTCTCGCTCGACCCGTGGTGGGAAGATCGCACGAGCCAGGCTCAGGGCGTCGCCCACGCGGTAGCAGCGGCGGTGCTCGTCGCGGCAGCTGTGGCAAGCCAGCCGGGGCTTTGGCTACACGATGTCGGCAGTGAGTTGCGCGCCGGGGTGGCGCGGCGTACCCCGCCGGCCCAGGGGCTCTTGAAGGTCGACAGCCCCACGCGCCTCGTCTCTCAGCTCGCCGAACGGGGCTATCCCGGGACGATCTTTCACGACCAAGCCTCGGGTGGTTATTTGGGTTTCGCGTTGGGCATCGGTCCGACCGACGCGCGAACCAATCAGGTCGCCTTCGTCGACCAGCGCATGGAGCTGATTCCCGAGGCCGTGTGGGACGAGTACTTCCAGTTGTCGCGTGCGCAACAGGGGTGGCGGGAGGTGGTCGAGCGCTACGGGATCCGAACGATGCTGTTGTCGCCGCGCGAGCAGTGGCGACTCGTCCAGGTCCTGCAGGGAGATCCGGCATGGACTTTGGTCGGCGTCGATGAGGCGCATCTTTTGTTCATGCGAAGCGATCAGACAGACCATCTGACGCAGTGGCGCTGAGCTACTCGATGGCGCTGAGGACCCAGCGAAACAGAAGCATCGAGCCGATGACGAAGACGCCGTCGATGGCGACCATGATCTTCGCCCAGTCCCACACGGCTTCGAGGCTACCGTCGCCGAGCAAAAGCGCGGTCGATTTGACCCCGGCGATCACGAGGGGAACGATCAGCGGAAAGAGCACGATCGGCAGCAGCACGTCCTTGAGCCGGCTGTGCACGAGCATCGCCGAAATCAGCGTGCCCAGCGCGGCGAATCCAAGCGTGCCGGCGCCAAGCGTGAGCAGATACCAGCCCAACTCCCCGCCCACATCGACGTTGAACGCCAGGATGAGAAGCGGCACGAGCACCGCCTCGAAGACGAACATAAAGAGCAGATTAACGGCAAGTTTGCCGATGTAGAGGCTGGTATGGGTGTTCGGAATGAGCGCCAGCGCGCGAAGCGTGCCGCTCTCTTTTTCCTGCGCGAAGGTGCGTCCGATCGCCAACATACCGGCGAAGACGACCGCCACCCACAGAATTCCCGGAAAGACAAACGCCACCGTCTCCTCGTTCTGATAGAACGCGAAGGTAAAAATGACCATCAGCAGCACCGAGAACGCCGTCGTCGTCACCAGCGTCTCGCCGGTGCGCATCTCGCGGCGCAGGTCCTTTCGGATGATGGCCAGGGTCTGTCGGAGAAACGTCGGGTTCATGAGAGATGTGCTACAAGAAAACGAGTGAACCGCAAAGGGCGCAAAGCTCGCAAAGGGCACAAAGGAAGATCTCGGTTGGCGTCCTTTGCGTCCTTGGCGACCTTTGCGGTTAGCTCCCGATCAAGCGTGGACTTTGTAGGTGTCGGCGACGTCCTCGTCGGCTTCGACGGGCCCGAAGTGGGTGAGCTTGCCGCGACGCAAGACGGCCAGGCGGTCGGCCAGGCCCTCGAGCATGTCGAGGCTGTGGGTGATGAGTACGAGCAGGCGGCCCTCGTCGCGAAGCTGCATGAAGAGCTCGGACATCTCGCGTCGGCCGTCTTGGTCGAGGCCGGTCATCGGCTCATCGAGTAGCAAGATCGCCGGCTCGTGGAGCAGCGCTCGAGCCAATGTCAGTCGCTGTTTCATGCCGCGCGAGTAGGCGTTGACCCGCCGATCGGCCGCACGGGTCAGCCCTACGCGCTCGAGCCAGCGATCGGCGAGGGCGGCGCCGTCGCCGAGGCCGTACATGGTCGCGAAGAATTCGAGGTTCTCTCGGCCGGTCAGCTCGCCGTAGACCAGCGAGTCGTGGCTGACCCAGCCGATTTTGTGACGGCCCTTTTGAGCAAAGGTCGTCCAGTCGTGGCGACCGAAGTGGACCTCGCCGTCGGACGGCTTGTCGAGGGTGGCGAGGATGTTGAGAAGGGTGGTCTTGCCGGCGCCGTTGTCGCCGACAAGACCGGTCAAAGTGCCGGGCTCGAGCTCCAGGGAGACGCGGTGCAGCGCAAAGGTGCGCCCGAAGACCCGCGAGACCGACTGGAGCCGAATCGACTTCATGCTGCCTTGTCCTCGAGGTCGCCGATCTTCTTCATGACGAGCGCGATGCGCTCGCGCAGAAGCAGCGACTCGCGCTCGTATTCGAGCTCGGAGACGCGGCCGTCCTCGTAGTCCTCTTCGAGCAGGGCGAGCTCGTCGAGAAGCTCCTCGCGCTCGCGCTCGAGCATGGTGATGAGCTCGCCGGAGCTGTGCGATTCTTCGACGCGCTTCTTCTCGCGTCGCGCGAACCCGAAGACGAAGAGGGCGCCCAAAATACCGAGTCCCAGGGCCGTCCACGCGCCGATCGGGCGGTTGAAGGGGAGGCCGTCGAGCTGGAATTTAAGCGTGCCGCCAGGCTCGATGCTGCGATTCTTGGCGGTCAAAAAGAGGCCGCCATTTTGTGAGCCGAGCGCGCCTTGGTCGACGCCGACGTTGTCCGGGTCGAAGCCCGGCGCGGCGATCGTCAAGTCGGAGAAGTACCGAATTTTAACGCGCTCGTTGGCGGGCTCGAGCGGCACGACCACCGACACGTCTTCGACGGGATAGTCGAACTCCTGCGAAAAGGAAAACTGGGGGCGGTTGGCCGTCATCGAAAAGCTGACGCTGATCGGCACGGCTTCGCCCGGCTTGAGTGTGCCTTTCCAGAAGACGCTGCTTTCGATGACCTTGGTCGGACCTGCGGCCTGTGCCTCGATGCCCCTTGCTTTGAGGGGCAGGTCGAGTGGCATGCCGTGCTCGTACTCCTCGCCGGTCAACAGCGAGGTGTCGAAGACCTGATTGCCGTCGACGGTCAGCCGGTAGAACTGCTGGAAGTACAGGTTGTCCTCCCAGACGTGCGCGATCGTCTGCAGGTCCTGAATCTTGACCGTCGAGAGGTCGTTGCCGCGCTCGTAAACCGGGACCTCGAGGGTGACGCCCCGTGCGGGCACCTTGGGCGCGCTCTTGAAAGTCATACCACCGTGGGTGGTCAACGCATGCAGGCGAAGCCCCTCTTCGGCGAGGTTGGCAGGGATGCCTTTGAAGGTGGCCGTGCCCGAGGCGTCGGTCACCGCCGTCCACTCGCGGGCCGGCGCAGGGTCCTGTTGTTCGAAGGGGCCCTTGGGGCGCGCGGCGCGCAAGATGACAGGCTTGGAACCGAGCGCTTCGCCGTCGCTGCCACCGCGGACGACTTTGACCGGGACCGAGAAGGTCGCTTCGGCCTCGGCTGTGTCGGGAGCTGCCGGCTTGGCGTCGGCCGCGGCGGTTTCAGCCTCGGGCGCTTGTTTAGCCTCGGGCGCTTGTTTGGCCTCAGAAGCTTGGTTGTCCTGAGCACTGGCCACACCGGGGATAAGGGCGGTGGCGAGCAGCGCGCACAGGAGGCTCGAGGAGACGTGTCGAAAGACTTTCATGTCGCCACCTCCGAGCCCGAATTGGGCAGAGCGCGTGATTCCATAGGGGATGTTTGGTCGTCTATGTTGGCTTTGCTTGTGCTCACGTCAGCGAGTGTGGTGCCACATTGGCTGCAAAACCGTGCGTTGGCCTCCATCTCATGGCCGCACTCGGGACAGTCGATGAGTTTGGGCGAGGTCGACTCGGCCGGCGCCTTCTCGCGCTCGGCGCGAATTTTGGCCACGCGCTGGTCGAGTTCGGCGTCGATGGCCTCTTCCCAGCCGCGCCCTCCATGGAGGTTGTCGAGCTCACGCATGACCTCGATCGCCTGCCGTTCGTAGCGGGCTTTGAGGTCGCGATAGTCATTCTCGGTGATCTTGCCCGTCTCGTAGTCGAACTCGACGTCGCGCAGCGTCTGCAGGAGCGACGACTTGCGCGCGGCGAGCTCCTCGACCTTGCGCAGGTCTTCGTCGAGCACCTCGAAGCGCAACGACTGCTCGTGAGTCGTCAGGAAGGGGAGCACCAGATGGTAAGCCGCGACCAACGTGAAGATGGCCGAGGCGATGATCAACAGAAGCGTCATGACGGCTCCTCTGTGACTTGAACAGCGAAATCAGCCGCGGAGGGAGGGGCCTCTTGGGGTTGGGTCAGGTCAGCTTTCTCCCAGCGCAGCGCCGAGCCCCAGTCGGTGTCCGACTCGATTTGCCAGACCACCATCGGCATGCACGACACGGCGATGAGCGACATCGCGGCGACCGAGCGTCCGAAGCCCATCGGGTTTCGTCCCAGGGCTCTCATGGCGTCGCGGGTGGGCCACAGACAGATGAATGTTCCGAGCATGATGACCAGACAAGCGATCCAGAACCACCAGGTAAACGGGCCGACGAAGACCTTGAAGGTGGCCGACTGGCCGCCCTGCGAAGCGCTGACGAACGCCACGTAGAAGTCTTCGATGGGATTCGAGCGGATGTCGATCTCGCTCGTCATCATCTCGTGGTCGCCAAATTTGGCCTTACCCGGGTGCATCTCGAAGGCGTGCTCGCCGTTGCGAGTCACGTCCATGTTGGCGAGGATCAGCAGCTTGCCGGGCGGGTTTTTCTCACTCAGACCGCGGTAGGTCATCTCGTA
It encodes:
- a CDS encoding ABC transporter ATP-binding protein, with protein sequence MKSIRLQSVSRVFGRTFALHRVSLELEPGTLTGLVGDNGAGKTTLLNILATLDKPSDGEVHFGRHDWTTFAQKGRHKIGWVSHDSLVYGELTGRENLEFFATMYGLGDGAALADRWLERVGLTRAADRRVNAYSRGMKQRLTLARALLHEPAILLLDEPMTGLDQDGRREMSELFMQLRDEGRLLVLITHSLDMLEGLADRLAVLRRGKLTHFGPVEADEDVADTYKVHA
- a CDS encoding zinc ribbon domain-containing protein, translating into MTLLLIIASAIFTLVAAYHLVLPFLTTHEQSLRFEVLDEDLRKVEELAARKSSLLQTLRDVEFDYETGKITENDYRDLKARYERQAIEVMRELDNLHGGRGWEEAIDAELDQRVAKIRAEREKAPAESTSPKLIDCPECGHEMEANARFCSQCGTTLADVSTSKANIDDQTSPMESRALPNSGSEVAT